The Pochonia chlamydosporia 170 chromosome 1, whole genome shotgun sequence genome window below encodes:
- a CDS encoding sterigmatocystin 8-O-methyltransferase precursor (similar to Beauveria bassiana ARSEF 2860 XP_008597275.1) produces MTAAVKHPAVDLDVLIEQLQRVIANPEAVAAAGPQRQEVLQLARTAAVAIEEPFETVQRLAYSPLPLITTRVAQEHKIFATLVAAKEPVSLANLQNATGLEEGVLESILDYLCTQGMIDEITPGNFAATKLSNLMMVPLFQDAVTHFHDNCLPGFGALNTVLSQPEAKLNAFKTGQRSDVDFYTWLETHPVQQGAFHRFMEAQFASLPTWLDVVDFKTEMGKDLASSDVAFVDVGGGNGQQCASLRQKFPDLQGRIVLQDRPDVLKIALPVDNMDKMDYDYLTEQPVKNARVYYFRQIMHNNDDETCIRILQSQLPAMGPNSVIIIDDKTLPDNKPPQGTPGVEYTAGLSIAMKVMFDAQERREAHWRELLGKAGLVIKDIRKFTKFEDSAIIATKAS; encoded by the exons ATGACTGCTGCTGTGAAACATCCTGCTGTGGACCTCGATGTTCTGATTGAGCAACTTCAGCGTGTCATTGCCAATCCGGAAGCAGTTGCGGCTGCTGGTCCTCAGAGACAAGAGGTTCTGCAGCTTGCTCGAACTGCGGCCGTTGCAATTGAAGAACCGTTTGAAACGGTCCAACGGCTTGCTTACTCT CCACTGCCATTGATTACCACCCGAGTTGCGCAAGAACACAAGATCTTTGCAACtctcgtcgccgccaaagaaccAGTTAGCCTTGCAAACCTTCAAAATGCAACCGGCTTGGAAGAAGGTGTCCTTGAATCCATCCTGGACTACCTCTGCACTCAGGGTATGATCGACGAAATTACCCCTGGAAACTTCGCTGCCACAAAGCTGTCCAACTTGATGATGGTTCCATTGTTCCAGGACGCCGTGACGCACTT CCATGATAATTGTCTGCCGGGATTCGGGGCGCTCAATACAGTCCTCAGTCAACCCGAAGCCAAGCTTAATGCCTTCAAAACAGGACAGCGCTCTGATGTCGACTTCTACACATGGTTAGAGACACACCCAGTGCAGCAAGGTGCATTCCATCGATTCATGGAGGCACAATTTGCTAGCCTaccaacttggcttgacgTCGTGGACTTCAAGACGGAAATGGGCAAGGACCTCGCGTCTTCTGATGTGGCCTTtgtagatgttggtggcggtAACGGCCAGCAATGCGCTTCGCTGAGGCAGAAGTTCCCCGATCTCCAAGGGCGCATTGTTCTCCAGGACAGGCCTGATGTTCTGAAAATAGCTTTGCCTGTTGATAACATGGATAAGATGGACTATGATTATCTGACAGAGCAGCCTGTCAAGA atgCACGCGTATACTACTTCCGCCAGATCATGCACAACAATGATGACGAAACTTGCATCCGAATCCTGCAATCTCAGCTCCCTGCCATGGGACCAAATAGCGTGATCATCATCGATGACAAGACTTTGCCGGATAACAAGCCACCTCAGGGGACTCCGGGTGTTGAATATACCGCTGGTTTGAGCATAGCCATGAAGGTCATGTTTGATGCGCAGGAACGGCGCGAGGCACACTGGCGGGAGTTGCTCGGTaaggctggtctggtgattAAGGATATTCGGAAGTTTACCAAGTTTGAAGATTCGGCTATTATCGCTACCAAGGCTTCTTGA